The DNA segment CTCGGCGGGAGCCACATCCGGAATGGGAGCGAGGCCGGCTGTCGGACCGTATATCTGACTCATCATCACCTCCCGATTTCGAGGGCCTTGTTCCACATGGCGCGTGTCGCGTTGATGGCTTGCACGTTCGCTTCGTACGCACGCGATGCGCCGATCATGTTCACCATCTCTTCCATGACATTGACATTGGGGAGACGCACAAATCCTTTGGCGTCGGCATCCGGATGATGGGGGTCATAGATGAGCTGCCCTGGCTTGGGATCTTCCACCACCCGCGCGACGGAGACTCCTTCGAGGGCGTGCGCGGAGGGTCCGACCGCGACTTGGCGAAACGCCCGCTGAAACGTGCTCGGCACCGCCGTGGAGCGAAAGACGACATCCCGTCGCTTGTAGGGACCTCCTCCCGGCGTTTTTGTCGATTGGGCGTTGGCAAGATTGCTCGCGATCACATTGAGCCGCCGACGTTGGGCATCCAATCCGGAAACCGATACGGCTAGGCTATCCGACATTTCCATGATGAACCTCCTGAGTACCAGCCTTAGAACCGACTTGCTCGCCGTGACACATCGACAACGACGCGCTATCTCGCGTCTCGTATCGCACTGAGCAATCCGTGAAACTTCTTGGTCAGTATCGTGGCCGCCGCGTTGTACTGCATGGCATTCTCAGACAGTTTGGCCATTTCCAACTCGAGATTGACCGAATTGGCGTCCAGCGGGAGATCGCCGGCCGGAACTTCACTGAGTTTGCCCGTCACGGCTTGCACACCCTGCGGGCCGTGAACGCCGAAATGGCGAGACTGTGTCGCGGCCATCACGATCGGCGCGCGTCCTTTGCGGGCCGATTGCAATTGGTCCATGAAGGTCAGCTCGGATGCGCGATAGCCCGGAGTTTCCTCGTTGGCGAGATTCGAGGCAATGACGCGTTGTCGCGCGCTACGAAGGTCCAACGTCCGCTCCAGCAATCGCATCGTCTTGTCAAAGATCGTCATGGCTCTACACTCCTTTCGATCGGCAGCGCCTCTCTGTGCAACCTTGATGCCTGTCTCGGGCTGAGGTGATGGCCGGGAGCCGAGCTCGGATACCCGCATCAAGTTTTCGCGTCATTCGTCTTGGAACTTCCACTCGACCGTTGCCCACCTGCGCGAATTTGCCGGTCGGCAAGTCTTGCCGCCCTACGGCGCGGCGGTCGAGCAGGACTGTTCACTCTCCCGATACTCCCGCAGCTTATTTCGTAACGTCCGAATGCTGATCCCCAGTTCCTTTGCCGCGTGAGTACGATTGTCCTTCACTCGTGCCAATGTCTTAAAAATCAATTCCCTTTCCATTTCCCATAACGATCCGTTGATCGCCTGCGGTGCCTGAACAGGCTTGGCCGGTGTGTCTCCGCTCTGCTCAGGAGGACAATGT comes from the Nitrospira sp. SG-bin1 genome and includes:
- the flgC gene encoding flagellar basal body rod protein FlgC (with FlgF and B makes up the proximal portion of the flagellar basal body rod) → MEMSDSLAVSVSGLDAQRRRLNVIASNLANAQSTKTPGGGPYKRRDVVFRSTAVPSTFQRAFRQVAVGPSAHALEGVSVARVVEDPKPGQLIYDPHHPDADAKGFVRLPNVNVMEEMVNMIGASRAYEANVQAINATRAMWNKALEIGR